A window of the Pyxidicoccus trucidator genome harbors these coding sequences:
- a CDS encoding carboxypeptidase regulatory-like domain-containing protein, whose product MGSRALKPLLLVLLLAAPLAGAAEPGRVEGVVEISVIGPDGKPQPKADRSGVVVYLTGYTEEPPAEVARMSQRDKTFFPSVLPIVAGQKVEFENKDVVLHNVFSRSVARKFDAGKNRPGEKYVETFKKTGIIDVYCDIHEQMVATLVVVPNRAFAVTDKDGRFVLRGVPPGRHPIFAVHRRDEKSDISRAEVVVEAGRASTATLRLVETRVDDSHLDKRGKKYGPRPDYSGKAP is encoded by the coding sequence ATGGGCAGTCGCGCTCTGAAACCCCTCCTCCTGGTGCTCCTGCTGGCCGCGCCGCTCGCCGGGGCCGCCGAGCCGGGCCGCGTCGAGGGCGTGGTGGAAATCTCGGTCATTGGACCGGATGGGAAGCCGCAGCCGAAGGCGGACCGCTCCGGCGTGGTGGTCTACCTCACCGGCTACACGGAAGAGCCTCCGGCCGAGGTGGCGCGGATGAGCCAGCGCGACAAGACGTTCTTCCCCAGCGTGCTGCCCATCGTCGCGGGGCAGAAGGTGGAGTTCGAGAACAAGGACGTGGTGCTGCACAACGTCTTCTCGCGCTCGGTGGCTCGCAAGTTCGACGCGGGCAAGAACCGGCCGGGCGAGAAGTACGTGGAGACGTTCAAGAAGACGGGCATCATCGACGTCTACTGCGACATCCACGAGCAGATGGTGGCGACGCTGGTGGTGGTGCCCAACCGCGCCTTCGCGGTGACGGACAAGGACGGGCGCTTCGTGCTGCGCGGCGTGCCTCCCGGGCGCCATCCCATCTTCGCCGTGCATCGGCGGGACGAGAAGAGCGACATCTCCCGCGCGGAGGTCGTCGTGGAGGCGGGCCGCGCCAGCACGGCCACGCTGCGGCTCGTGGAGACGCGCGTCGACGACAGCCACCTGGACAAGCGCGGCAAGAAGTACGGCCCCCGGCCGGACTACTCGGGCAAGGCTCCCTAA
- a CDS encoding sigma-70 family RNA polymerase sigma factor, translating into MSLPPALFVKHLAERLPEAGPDTSITALLELLSLEELYLACACVQGLPTATEVFEQHYLAKLPGLLAYLKQSSAELDDVCQLTRVKLLLRTPDNAPRILDYSGRGALMSWVRVTAVRIALKLRAADRPASDEHVAEVLEALPSPGIDAELDLIKQRHQVEFRQALREAFATLSSDERHLLRLYFVDRLSTTELGALLRVNQSTVSRWVKSARQHIYEETRRHLQARLNLSAGGFQSFLSVLDSQLDVSLSQLFGEEDRRSE; encoded by the coding sequence GTGTCGCTTCCTCCCGCGCTGTTCGTGAAGCACCTCGCCGAGCGGCTGCCCGAGGCGGGCCCCGACACTTCCATCACCGCGCTCCTCGAGCTGCTCTCGCTGGAGGAGCTCTATCTCGCGTGCGCGTGCGTGCAGGGCCTTCCCACCGCGACGGAGGTCTTCGAGCAGCATTACCTGGCGAAGCTGCCGGGACTGCTCGCCTATCTGAAACAGTCCTCGGCGGAGCTCGATGACGTCTGTCAATTGACGCGCGTGAAGCTCCTGCTCCGCACGCCCGACAACGCGCCGCGAATCCTGGACTACAGCGGCCGGGGCGCGCTGATGAGCTGGGTGCGGGTCACCGCCGTGCGCATTGCCCTCAAGCTCCGCGCCGCCGACAGGCCCGCCTCCGACGAGCACGTGGCCGAGGTGCTCGAGGCGCTCCCCTCGCCGGGCATCGACGCGGAGCTGGACCTCATCAAGCAGCGCCACCAGGTGGAGTTCCGCCAGGCCCTGCGCGAGGCCTTCGCCACGCTGTCCTCCGACGAGCGGCACCTGCTCCGCCTCTACTTCGTCGACCGGCTGTCCACCACGGAGTTGGGCGCGCTGCTGCGGGTGAACCAGTCCACCGTGTCGCGCTGGGTGAAGAGCGCGCGGCAGCACATCTACGAGGAGACCCGGCGCCACCTGCAGGCCCGGCTGAACCTCTCCGCCGGAGGCTTCCAGAGCTTCCTGTCCGTGCTGGACAGCCAGCTCGACGTGAGCCTCAGCCAGCTCTTCGGAGAGGAAGACCGGCGCAGCGAGTAG
- a CDS encoding adenylate/guanylate cyclase domain-containing protein, protein MTLSRKLSLAFMALAGTALASALLLTTFVVRAAAEEKIASYLERTLEDFQQRARASQKRTRDVAETRTRDRSFKEMSLSVNSLDAEAGLGDASSETEGIVSAREVIDSADTEAFGWSRGALLPWAFFNASGRLVYTRADSEQLGDGPLSIPLLDTALRGGPASALWSPAQLRALPFTFVPPEQLREGDLMLVHAQPATGARRDKDKVVVVGVVLSGQWVGDVLLEDLTEPRASSPQVADTRARFAVRATDGALASQVPVGTRFESDGWQPGQARDLYLGDTHYLVREDVLRGVDGASIGQVFVLRDFDAEINPILQRFHRWFIPTAVGMALFALAAAVFMARSMAAPLVQLEAAVDRVRLGDLSVEVPVRGTDEVGRVAQSFNEMVGGLRQRDQIKGLFKRYLSPQVVDELLKHPEKAAPGGERKMLTVLFSDLVGFTSMSEQMSPEELVALLNTYFEQATGVLTQHGATLDKFIGDAIMCFWNAPLPQEDHAARACLTALDLVAVVERLAPMFEARGLPRLDCRIGINTGQAIAGNIGSSVAQDYTVIGDAVNLASRLEGAAKFYGTRTLVAEDTLTAARGVVRARELDLVRVKGKQQPVRVFELVGRADTPPPPHLARFAEGLALYRERDFAAARLAFLASPEDKASARFAARCESMLLSPPPEDWDGVFVLDSK, encoded by the coding sequence GTGACGCTCTCCCGGAAGCTCAGCCTCGCCTTCATGGCGCTCGCGGGGACGGCGCTCGCCTCGGCGCTGCTGCTCACCACCTTCGTGGTGCGGGCGGCGGCGGAGGAGAAGATCGCCAGCTACCTGGAGCGCACGCTGGAGGACTTTCAGCAGCGCGCCCGGGCCAGCCAGAAGCGCACCCGCGACGTGGCCGAGACGCGGACGCGGGACCGCTCCTTCAAGGAGATGTCCCTGTCGGTGAACTCCTTGGACGCCGAGGCCGGGCTCGGCGACGCGAGCTCGGAGACGGAGGGCATCGTCAGCGCCCGCGAGGTCATCGACTCCGCGGACACCGAGGCCTTCGGCTGGAGCCGCGGCGCCCTGCTGCCCTGGGCCTTCTTCAATGCCAGCGGCCGCCTCGTCTACACCCGCGCGGACTCGGAGCAGCTGGGCGACGGGCCGCTGTCCATCCCCCTGCTCGACACGGCGCTGCGCGGCGGCCCGGCCTCCGCGCTCTGGTCTCCCGCCCAGCTCCGCGCGCTGCCCTTCACCTTCGTCCCCCCGGAGCAGCTCCGCGAGGGCGACCTGATGCTCGTCCACGCCCAGCCGGCCACTGGTGCGCGGCGGGACAAGGACAAGGTGGTCGTGGTGGGCGTGGTGCTGTCCGGCCAGTGGGTGGGGGACGTGCTGCTGGAGGACCTGACGGAACCGCGCGCCTCCAGCCCCCAGGTGGCGGACACCCGCGCCCGCTTCGCCGTGCGCGCCACGGACGGAGCGCTGGCCTCACAGGTCCCTGTCGGCACCCGGTTCGAGAGCGACGGCTGGCAGCCGGGTCAGGCCCGCGACTTGTACCTCGGGGACACGCACTACCTCGTGCGAGAGGACGTGCTGCGCGGCGTGGACGGCGCCAGCATCGGCCAGGTGTTCGTGCTGCGCGACTTCGACGCGGAGATCAACCCCATCCTCCAGCGCTTTCATCGCTGGTTCATCCCCACCGCCGTGGGCATGGCGCTCTTCGCGCTGGCGGCGGCGGTGTTCATGGCGCGGAGCATGGCGGCGCCGCTCGTGCAATTGGAGGCGGCGGTGGACCGGGTGCGCCTGGGGGACCTCTCCGTCGAGGTGCCCGTGCGGGGCACGGACGAGGTGGGCCGGGTGGCGCAGTCCTTCAATGAGATGGTCGGCGGCCTGCGGCAGAGGGACCAGATCAAGGGCCTCTTCAAGCGCTACCTCTCACCCCAGGTGGTGGACGAGCTCCTCAAGCACCCTGAGAAGGCCGCTCCCGGCGGCGAGCGGAAGATGCTCACCGTGCTCTTCAGCGACCTGGTGGGCTTCACCTCCATGAGCGAGCAGATGAGCCCGGAAGAGCTCGTCGCCCTCCTCAACACCTACTTCGAGCAGGCGACGGGGGTGCTGACCCAGCACGGTGCGACGCTCGACAAGTTCATCGGCGACGCCATCATGTGCTTCTGGAACGCGCCGCTTCCGCAAGAAGACCACGCGGCGCGCGCGTGCCTCACCGCGCTGGACCTGGTGGCGGTGGTGGAGCGGCTCGCGCCCATGTTCGAGGCGCGGGGGCTGCCCCGGCTCGACTGCCGCATCGGCATCAACACCGGGCAGGCCATCGCCGGCAACATCGGCTCCAGCGTGGCCCAGGACTACACCGTCATCGGCGACGCGGTGAACCTCGCCTCGCGGCTGGAGGGCGCCGCCAAGTTCTACGGCACCCGCACCCTGGTGGCCGAGGACACCCTCACCGCCGCGCGCGGCGTGGTGCGGGCACGCGAGCTGGACCTTGTGCGCGTCAAGGGCAAGCAGCAGCCGGTCCGCGTGTTCGAGCTCGTCGGCCGGGCGGACACTCCGCCCCCGCCCCACCTCGCGCGCTTCGCCGAGGGGCTCGCCCTCTACCGGGAGCGCGACTTCGCCGCCGCGCGCCTCGCCTTCCTCGCGTCTCCGGAGGACAAGGCCTCGGCCCGCTTCGCCGCGCGCTGCGAGTCCATGCTCCTCTCGCCGCCGCCCGAGGACTGGGATGGCGTCTTCGTGCTCGACAGCAAGTAG
- a CDS encoding ADYC domain-containing protein — protein MNALKKSLLTFVCLLLCPPVFAAAPAPLPTAKGRTGRVGTTTAVLDRYALRCQGRAPQRDVRTQSTALWGTKLTWDPEQVTDERRSVLASIDGEAVRKAAAGVKALRLEEGRLVVWPESSSDVVGTVLQGTDTENNPVEVAICGAEPSADDPSVEWYRIEAWNAVAQEWENPCQANALAHSPRALAVSGVWDITGARQDVPGRVTLACETGAISKCVNWGYKPWAERDGKSLADLHQACTRMARADYCGNGRSHTLNGTDIDMYDAFGMLKRTTHASSSWNPAHASFEAAWAPDGAACLARTRYGQTLESIMRECPGRFRTDGAVDFEDGDRCVVRRENVTPGTVLLRNRSYGKH, from the coding sequence ATGAACGCGCTGAAGAAGTCCCTGCTCACCTTCGTGTGCCTGCTGCTCTGCCCGCCGGTGTTCGCAGCCGCCCCGGCGCCCCTCCCCACCGCCAAGGGTCGGACAGGCCGTGTTGGCACCACGACAGCGGTCCTCGACCGGTACGCACTCCGGTGCCAGGGGCGGGCGCCCCAGCGAGATGTCAGGACCCAGAGCACGGCGTTGTGGGGCACGAAGCTGACCTGGGACCCAGAGCAGGTGACGGACGAGCGGCGCAGCGTGCTCGCGTCCATTGACGGCGAGGCGGTGCGGAAGGCCGCGGCCGGGGTGAAGGCGCTGCGGCTGGAGGAGGGTCGGCTGGTGGTCTGGCCCGAGTCCTCCAGTGACGTCGTCGGCACGGTGCTCCAGGGAACGGACACCGAGAACAACCCGGTGGAGGTCGCCATCTGCGGCGCCGAGCCCTCGGCCGACGACCCCTCGGTGGAGTGGTACCGCATCGAGGCCTGGAACGCGGTGGCCCAGGAGTGGGAGAACCCGTGCCAGGCCAACGCCCTTGCACACTCGCCCCGGGCATTGGCGGTGAGCGGAGTCTGGGACATCACCGGGGCGCGTCAGGATGTGCCGGGCCGGGTGACACTGGCCTGTGAGACTGGCGCCATCAGCAAGTGCGTGAACTGGGGGTACAAGCCGTGGGCCGAGCGTGATGGGAAGTCGCTGGCGGACCTGCACCAGGCGTGCACGCGGATGGCGCGCGCGGACTACTGCGGCAATGGCCGGAGCCACACGCTGAACGGCACCGACATCGACATGTACGACGCCTTCGGCATGCTCAAGCGGACGACACACGCTTCGTCGAGTTGGAACCCGGCGCATGCTTCGTTTGAAGCGGCGTGGGCTCCGGACGGCGCGGCCTGCCTGGCGCGGACCCGGTATGGACAGACGCTGGAGTCCATCATGCGGGAGTGCCCCGGCCGCTTCCGCACGGACGGCGCGGTGGACTTCGAAGACGGCGACCGCTGCGTGGTGCGACGCGAGAACGTGACTCCCGGGACGGTGCTGCTGCGCAACCGTTCCTACGGGAAGCACTGA
- a CDS encoding bifunctional serine/threonine-protein kinase/formylglycine-generating enzyme family protein, whose amino-acid sequence MALIEGRLSSTTLADVHLHAAGCEACRTLMATVARGGLAGVAEVQAVRPEDHTQTLPGAVPAALPPAEAKPPPAEAVPPPGAPWTPPAEFDEFQLGPQLGRGGMGVVYLARDKSLGRRVAVKFIASSHQPRASVRARFETEARAIARLQHPNVVTVFRIGTAGGQPYIVSEYILGRSLSQLPLPLPWRRVLTLGLGLARGLAAAHRQGVLHRDLKPSNALVTDDGVVKLLDFGLAEYFDLNASALPARARAHAGTPRYMAPELLRGEPSSPQSDLYALGVTLYELCTGSVPPGAPARMLSSGAGGTVVTGPESEPPPLPPDVDAELATLIRHCLAPDPAERPASADLLREALERLEQMYSAAPLAAGNPYRGLAPFEAEHRSLFFGRDADIRAVIERLRLQPMVLVAGDSGVGKSSLCRAGVLPRVAAGELDANRDMATVTLWPGPRPLQALAAALAPRLDMKEADIVLALTGMDGWLGPALRTAHQGRRGLLIFIDQMEELLTQSEPLQAARFAHVLGELALPCPGVRVLLSVRGDFLTSICSLPGLGEDAERGLYVLRPLAPAGVREAIVGPARSRGVAFESEELIQTLVKSMAHGEGSLPLLQFALAELWERRNPAHSRITRVALEEMGGVAGALSRHADGVLARLTLVEKQAARSLLLHLVTEDGTRVEVGEEELMPTRDAAPRTALRALTEGRLLHAHTVNGEARYVIAHDSLIGSWGTLRNWRDRDIGQRAVRERVETASAEWERLSRARETLWGQRHIDEARALDPVTLGPRERAFLTASRRALRLQRWGKAFVALGVVLALVAVHGGLRLHGYLEDAQFIAGQLTAAEADFVAGEHLAETALALREEALPLFDGRTAPSAGTSEHDLWTLPGKLWTRARQLRKHADGAFARATNSLEKALERQRSHGDARRLLAKVVYKRMELAEDFHLEEPAAELRERLERVVDETDEEGWLYRLNAKARLEVVTEPPGARVEVSLYVKDDQGALRLEPQTPLGTTPVVGSLSAGSYLLRLTLPDHAPVDVPVHLTRGGNEKVQLSLPTSVPDGYAYVPPGCFLLGSADVEPMRMFQRASPLHRLCFRAGYLIGRTEVTFGDWLTYLDSLPPGATARRILEEPRANGSGKAITLRHQPGAGWTFSLHLTGESNLSAREDEPFHYPERARRRTANWRKFPLSGVSADDLVDYFKWLDHPERLPGARLCSDQEWEYAARGADGRDYPHGNSLEPDDANIDATYGRVPLAFGPDEVGSHPTSVSPFGLMDMVGNALELTRPVTGDLGSIVVKGGAWYYDSDTARAANRSTGDPILRDALVGVRVCAPLSPR is encoded by the coding sequence GTGGCATTGATTGAAGGCCGGCTGTCTTCCACCACGCTGGCCGACGTCCACCTCCACGCCGCCGGGTGTGAGGCCTGCCGGACCCTGATGGCCACCGTCGCCCGGGGTGGCCTGGCCGGAGTGGCGGAAGTGCAGGCAGTCCGTCCGGAGGACCATACCCAGACACTGCCCGGAGCCGTTCCGGCGGCGTTGCCCCCGGCCGAAGCGAAGCCGCCTCCCGCCGAAGCGGTGCCACCTCCCGGGGCGCCATGGACACCTCCCGCCGAGTTCGACGAGTTCCAGCTCGGGCCGCAGCTGGGCCGGGGCGGCATGGGCGTCGTGTACCTGGCGCGTGACAAGTCCCTGGGCCGGCGCGTCGCGGTGAAGTTCATTGCCTCCTCCCACCAGCCCCGAGCCTCGGTCCGCGCGCGCTTCGAGACGGAGGCGAGGGCCATCGCCCGCCTGCAGCACCCCAACGTCGTCACGGTGTTCCGCATCGGCACGGCGGGGGGCCAGCCGTACATCGTCTCCGAGTACATCCTCGGGCGAAGCCTCTCGCAGCTGCCGTTGCCCCTGCCCTGGCGACGGGTGCTCACGTTGGGGTTGGGCCTTGCTCGCGGGCTCGCGGCGGCGCACCGCCAGGGCGTGCTGCACCGGGACCTCAAGCCGTCGAACGCACTCGTCACCGATGACGGCGTGGTGAAGCTGCTCGACTTCGGGCTGGCCGAGTACTTCGACCTGAACGCCTCCGCGCTGCCCGCCCGAGCGCGCGCCCACGCGGGTACGCCGCGCTACATGGCGCCCGAGCTGCTCCGCGGCGAGCCCTCGTCCCCCCAGAGCGACCTCTACGCGCTCGGCGTCACCCTCTACGAGCTGTGCACGGGCAGCGTGCCGCCGGGTGCTCCGGCCAGGATGCTGTCCAGCGGCGCCGGGGGCACGGTGGTGACAGGCCCGGAGAGCGAACCGCCGCCGCTCCCGCCGGACGTCGATGCGGAGCTTGCCACGCTCATCCGCCACTGCCTCGCGCCCGACCCGGCCGAGCGCCCCGCGTCGGCCGACCTCCTCCGCGAGGCCCTGGAGCGCCTGGAGCAGATGTACTCGGCGGCGCCGCTCGCGGCCGGCAATCCCTACCGGGGGCTCGCGCCCTTCGAGGCGGAGCACCGTTCGCTGTTCTTCGGCCGCGACGCCGACATCCGCGCGGTCATCGAGCGGCTGCGCCTGCAGCCCATGGTGCTCGTTGCGGGCGACTCAGGCGTGGGCAAGTCCTCGCTGTGCCGGGCCGGCGTGCTGCCCCGGGTGGCCGCAGGCGAGCTGGATGCGAACCGGGACATGGCCACGGTGACGCTCTGGCCGGGGCCCCGGCCGCTCCAGGCGCTCGCAGCGGCACTGGCGCCCAGGCTGGACATGAAGGAGGCGGACATCGTCCTCGCGTTGACGGGGATGGATGGCTGGCTGGGGCCGGCGTTGCGCACGGCGCACCAGGGAAGGCGCGGACTGCTCATCTTCATCGACCAGATGGAGGAGCTGCTCACGCAGTCCGAGCCCCTGCAGGCCGCGCGCTTCGCGCACGTGCTGGGCGAGCTGGCCCTGCCCTGCCCCGGGGTGCGGGTGCTCCTGTCGGTGCGCGGCGACTTCCTGACGAGCATCTGCTCACTGCCCGGCCTGGGAGAGGACGCCGAGCGCGGGCTCTACGTCCTCCGCCCGCTGGCACCCGCGGGCGTGCGCGAGGCCATCGTCGGTCCGGCGCGAAGTCGGGGTGTGGCCTTCGAATCCGAGGAGCTCATCCAGACGCTGGTCAAATCCATGGCGCACGGAGAGGGCAGCCTGCCCCTCCTCCAGTTCGCACTTGCGGAGCTGTGGGAACGGCGCAACCCGGCGCACAGCCGCATCACCCGGGTGGCGCTGGAGGAGATGGGCGGCGTGGCCGGAGCGCTGTCCCGGCACGCGGACGGGGTGCTCGCGAGGCTGACGTTGGTGGAGAAGCAGGCGGCGCGAAGTCTGCTGCTGCACCTGGTGACGGAGGACGGCACTCGGGTGGAGGTGGGTGAGGAGGAGCTGATGCCGACGCGGGACGCAGCGCCCCGCACGGCGCTGCGCGCGCTCACCGAGGGGCGGCTGCTCCACGCGCACACGGTGAATGGCGAAGCCCGGTACGTGATTGCGCACGACTCGCTCATCGGAAGCTGGGGCACGCTGCGCAACTGGAGGGACCGCGACATCGGCCAGCGCGCGGTGCGCGAGCGCGTGGAGACGGCCAGCGCCGAGTGGGAGCGCCTGTCACGAGCCCGCGAGACGCTGTGGGGACAGCGGCACATCGACGAGGCCCGCGCGCTGGACCCCGTCACGCTGGGCCCCCGGGAGCGAGCGTTCCTCACAGCGTCGAGGCGAGCACTGCGGCTCCAGCGGTGGGGCAAGGCCTTCGTCGCGCTCGGAGTCGTGCTCGCCCTCGTCGCGGTCCATGGCGGCCTTCGCCTGCATGGATACCTGGAGGACGCGCAGTTCATCGCAGGCCAACTCACGGCGGCCGAGGCAGACTTCGTGGCGGGGGAGCACCTGGCGGAGACGGCCCTGGCACTTCGCGAGGAAGCGCTCCCCCTGTTCGACGGCCGGACCGCTCCTTCGGCGGGTACGTCGGAGCATGACCTCTGGACTCTTCCCGGGAAGCTCTGGACCCGGGCGCGTCAGCTGCGCAAGCATGCCGACGGGGCCTTCGCCCGTGCCACCAACTCACTGGAGAAGGCGCTCGAACGCCAGCGGAGCCACGGGGACGCGCGCCGGCTCCTCGCGAAGGTCGTCTACAAGCGGATGGAACTCGCCGAGGACTTCCACCTGGAAGAACCGGCCGCCGAGCTGCGAGAGCGGCTGGAACGGGTGGTGGACGAGACGGACGAAGAAGGCTGGCTGTACCGGCTCAATGCCAAAGCGAGGCTTGAGGTGGTGACGGAGCCTCCGGGCGCACGCGTCGAGGTCAGCCTCTATGTGAAAGATGACCAGGGCGCGCTGCGCCTCGAGCCCCAGACGCCACTCGGCACGACGCCCGTTGTCGGCTCGCTGAGCGCGGGCTCGTATCTCCTTCGCCTCACCCTGCCCGACCACGCTCCTGTCGACGTGCCGGTGCACCTCACGCGCGGGGGAAATGAGAAGGTCCAGCTTTCGCTGCCGACCTCCGTTCCGGACGGATATGCGTATGTGCCACCGGGGTGCTTCCTGCTGGGCAGCGCCGACGTCGAGCCAATGCGGATGTTCCAGCGAGCCTCGCCGCTCCACCGACTCTGCTTCCGTGCGGGCTACCTCATCGGGCGAACGGAGGTGACTTTCGGCGACTGGTTGACCTATCTGGACTCCCTCCCTCCTGGAGCCACGGCGAGACGCATCCTCGAAGAGCCGCGCGCCAACGGCAGCGGCAAGGCCATTACCCTGCGGCACCAGCCCGGCGCAGGTTGGACGTTCTCCCTGCACCTCACGGGTGAGTCCAATCTCTCCGCGCGTGAGGACGAACCGTTCCACTACCCGGAGAGGGCTCGGCGCCGTACCGCCAACTGGCGCAAGTTCCCACTGTCCGGGGTCTCCGCAGACGACCTCGTGGACTACTTCAAATGGCTGGACCACCCGGAGCGCCTTCCTGGAGCGCGCCTGTGCAGCGACCAGGAGTGGGAGTACGCCGCACGGGGGGCCGATGGTCGCGACTACCCCCACGGCAACAGCCTGGAGCCGGACGACGCCAACATCGACGCGACCTATGGACGTGTACCTTTGGCCTTCGGCCCCGACGAGGTCGGCTCGCATCCGACGTCGGTGAGCCCCTTCGGGCTCATGGACATGGTGGGCAATGCCCTGGAGCTCACACGACCCGTGACGGGGGACCTGGGCAGCATCGTCGTGAAGGGCGGAGCCTGGTACTACGACTCCGACACCGCGCGCGCGGCCAACCGCAGCACGGGAGACCCCATCCTCCGCGATGCACTGGTGGGCGTGCGCGTCTGCGCCCCGCTCTCACCCCGGTAG